A single region of the Parasphingorhabdus litoris DSM 22379 genome encodes:
- a CDS encoding O-antigen ligase family protein: MSSPKTRFYAFLLFMSCVFLMGGGSRSDIQSLMILRPLSLVFIAYASIVTRPEIWSGRLAPLYFLAALTAIVILQLIPLPPSVWGNLPHREIYLEIASLAGIEQPWRPLTLSPSKTWNSLWSLTIPLAAVLLYLNLEPKNRSKAIISLIILAAVSALVAVFQIAGSSRGPLYLYRITNFGTPVGLFANRNHQAVMLACLVLMLGWYAGTKSHRSNLASLKVNGAIALAVLLVPLIIITGSRAGLVLMFPALFMVGIYVLFGKYYSRKSETNFSLGTYTWNISVRNVILMVVAALFSFVIGLTLLLSRSLAFDRLFGKDIISDMRGQVSSTLESMAQGYFPFGSGFGSFEHVFKQFETYELLRPTYLNQAHNDWLQFVIEGGLPAILLLIALLIWLVKRSVFVIRLGVWTSAGKASIMSLGSLSFCAAASIVDYPLRVPTLMAFAAVMLSFFADNSRENSPVRGNRTTPVEPS, from the coding sequence ATGTCTTCTCCCAAAACACGTTTCTATGCCTTTTTGTTATTCATGAGTTGTGTGTTTCTAATGGGCGGTGGATCACGATCTGATATTCAATCACTAATGATTTTGCGTCCTTTGTCTTTAGTATTTATAGCATATGCGTCAATTGTTACGCGACCAGAAATATGGAGCGGCCGATTAGCTCCACTCTATTTTCTTGCCGCATTAACGGCGATAGTGATTTTGCAGCTTATCCCTTTACCTCCATCGGTTTGGGGTAACCTGCCGCATCGAGAAATCTATTTAGAAATCGCCTCGCTCGCGGGCATCGAACAGCCGTGGAGACCGTTGACGCTATCGCCATCGAAAACTTGGAATAGTTTATGGTCCCTTACAATTCCTTTGGCGGCCGTTTTACTATATTTGAATTTGGAACCCAAAAATCGCAGCAAAGCTATAATTTCATTAATTATTCTAGCTGCTGTGAGCGCGTTGGTGGCTGTTTTCCAAATAGCTGGGTCATCTCGCGGTCCTCTATATCTTTATCGCATCACCAATTTTGGAACTCCGGTAGGATTATTTGCGAATCGAAATCACCAAGCTGTCATGCTGGCTTGTCTCGTTCTAATGCTCGGCTGGTACGCGGGCACTAAAAGTCATCGCAGTAATCTGGCATCACTAAAAGTGAACGGCGCAATTGCCTTAGCTGTTTTGCTCGTTCCCCTAATCATTATCACTGGATCCAGGGCCGGGCTGGTATTAATGTTCCCAGCATTGTTTATGGTTGGAATATACGTCTTATTTGGCAAATATTATTCCCGTAAATCGGAAACCAATTTCAGCCTTGGGACATATACGTGGAATATCTCCGTTAGGAACGTGATTCTTATGGTTGTTGCGGCCCTATTCTCATTTGTTATCGGCTTAACTCTTCTTTTGTCACGCTCTTTGGCCTTTGATCGGCTTTTCGGAAAGGATATTATTAGCGATATGCGAGGACAGGTCTCCTCAACGCTTGAATCTATGGCGCAAGGCTACTTTCCGTTCGGTAGCGGCTTCGGATCATTCGAGCATGTGTTTAAGCAGTTTGAAACTTATGAGCTGTTGCGACCAACTTATCTGAATCAGGCGCACAATGATTGGTTGCAATTTGTCATTGAGGGAGGCCTTCCCGCTATTTTGTTGCTGATTGCACTCTTAATTTGGCTGGTCAAGCGATCAGTCTTTGTCATTCGATTGGGAGTTTGGACGTCCGCGGGTAAGGCATCAATCATGTCTCTTGGATCTTTATCATTTTGCGCCGCCGCTAGCATAGTAGATTATCCACTTAGAGTTCCCACACTGATGGCATTTGCGGCCGTGATGTTGAGCTTCTTTGCAGATAACAGTCGAGAAAATTCCCCGGTTCGCGGAAATCGAACAACTCCCGTAGAGCCAAGTTGA
- a CDS encoding conjugal transfer protein TraD, whose amino-acid sequence MIARNRAMVHRLEARQCRTGKRDWVMKRRERTRRLIELGGLVQKAGLAELTDNDRAVLLGAFLAVAAKLRSEKRERAMTLWRRRSKRAFAKDTQSPPANVHQTEPEGNT is encoded by the coding sequence GTGATAGCGAGAAACCGGGCGATGGTGCACCGGCTTGAAGCCCGTCAGTGCCGCACCGGCAAGAGGGACTGGGTGATGAAACGCAGGGAACGCACCCGCCGTCTGATTGAGCTGGGCGGTCTGGTCCAGAAAGCCGGACTGGCCGAACTGACCGATAATGATCGGGCGGTGCTGCTTGGTGCCTTTCTGGCAGTGGCGGCCAAGCTGCGCAGCGAGAAACGGGAACGGGCCATGACGCTATGGCGCAGGCGCAGCAAGCGGGCTTTTGCAAAAGACACACAATCTCCACCAGCAAATGTCCATCAAACTGAACCGGAGGGAAATACTTAA
- a CDS encoding polysaccharide biosynthesis/export family protein: protein MTIRFSVLMLSFFLASCASSGAVGTSSDVTVVSEDGLPEPTRSDLLAANRPYLIGPFDKLKIDVFGIEDLTKEVQIDASGRLSFPLIGVVEASGLTPGELAETIEQRLRGRYVRDPEVTINLDETVSQVITVDGQVGEPGLYPVIGRMTLMRAVATAGGTSEFAKLSDVVIFRNVRGQQLAGLYNLKAIRRGNYGDPEVFANDVIIVGDSQARRLFKDILQASPLLTTPLVILTR from the coding sequence ATGACGATTCGTTTTTCTGTTCTTATGCTCAGCTTTTTTTTGGCATCATGTGCGAGCTCCGGTGCTGTTGGAACCAGTTCTGATGTAACTGTCGTTTCAGAAGACGGTTTACCTGAACCAACCCGCTCGGATCTTCTGGCAGCAAATCGGCCATATCTGATCGGACCATTTGACAAGCTTAAAATAGACGTTTTCGGTATCGAAGATCTAACAAAAGAAGTTCAGATTGATGCGAGTGGGAGGCTATCATTTCCGCTTATAGGTGTCGTCGAGGCCTCTGGCCTTACACCGGGGGAACTGGCAGAAACTATTGAGCAGAGACTGCGTGGCAGATATGTACGGGATCCGGAAGTCACTATAAACCTTGATGAAACAGTTAGCCAGGTTATCACGGTTGATGGCCAGGTTGGGGAACCGGGGCTCTACCCGGTTATTGGCAGAATGACTCTTATGAGAGCTGTTGCGACGGCTGGCGGCACCTCAGAATTCGCAAAATTGAGCGACGTGGTCATTTTTCGTAACGTTCGCGGACAACAACTTGCGGGTCTTTACAATTTGAAAGCTATCCGACGTGGAAACTACGGTGATCCCGAAGTATTTGCTAACGATGTTATCATTGTGGGGGATTCTCAAGCGCGAAGACTTTTCAAGGATATTTTGCAGGCGTCACCACTTTTGACAACGCCGCTCGTCATCCTCACTCGCTGA